The DNA window TTCCGCGATTCTGCGACTACGGGCGCTAACGCGCGCTTCGCGCAGAATGACAGAAAAAACTCAATAATTTTATAGAATTAAAACTTCAACTGCGTAACTTCTTTAATCGTCACCGTCAAATTCTGACGCGAATCCAGGCGAGCATTGCCTCTGGGCTTTTCACCAGGGCATCGGCTCCCCATTCCTCGGGTCGGTCGTCCATTGTTAGGTAGCCAAACAACGCCACCAGGGTAGCAAGGCCAGCGGCACGACCAGCAGCAATATCACGTTCAGCGTCGCCAACAAAAACACATTCACCGGGAAGGCTGCCAGCCACGGCGCAGGCATGAAGCAGAGGCGCGGGATGAGGTTTAGCAAAGGCAATAGTATCGCCGCTGACTACGGTAACTGCACGCGCCGTGAGTCCTAAGTTGAACATGATGGGATCAGTGAGGAACGCGGGTTTATTGGTGACCACTCCCCAATTTATTTCTAATTCTTCTAGGGTTTCCAATACTTCCGCCATTCCGGGAAACAGGCAGGTCTCTACAGTCAGATGGGTTTGATAAAGAT is part of the Gammaproteobacteria bacterium genome and encodes:
- the mupP gene encoding N-acetylmuramic acid 6-phosphate phosphatase produces the protein MRLRTVLFDLDGTLLDTAPDLIWSVNCLRVEHGLPALPDDVVRSTVSHGTPSMLKVAFGIDPDHPDFPCRRTRLLDLYQTHLTVETCLFPGMAEVLETLEELEINWGVVTNKPAFLTDPIMFNLGLTARAVTVVSGDTIAFAKPHPAPLLHACAVAGSLPGECVFVGDAERDIAAGRAAGLATLVALFGYLTMDDRPEEWGADALVKSPEAMLAWIRVRI